Proteins encoded by one window of Chondromyces crocatus:
- a CDS encoding tetratricopeptide repeat protein: protein MGTQGRFAGNEAKGASGDSPAVAFSLHELGVRLHAQGDYTAAREHLERSLHMLLRLVGTEQHPGVAASLHTLASVLLSQGNVAGARELLERSLRIKTQVFGTEQHPEVAASLSSLARVFHAQGHLAGARALLERALGILVAVLGTEMHADVAPVLGMLADVLRAQGALVEARAVLERVLRIEAHVFGTERHPEVAITLHVLACVLQAQGDLVGARAHFERAIHIKTEVFGTEQHPEVAASLSSLASVLRALGDLAGAREHLERSLRIETRVFGTDEHPAAAVSLRLLGSVLQDQSDLAGARACLERSLAIKSKLLGTEAHPEVAFALHDLAGVLHAQSDRAGARALLERSLAIKAQVFGTEEHPSFAASLNSLAGVLEAGGDLAGARALLERALSIKAKVFGTEEHPSFAVSLHAMANVLQAQGDLAGARECLSRTLEIHRAVFGTEEHPSVAATLHQMAGVLSEQGDLEGMRSHLERALAIEVRVHGTREHLGVALSEAGLGEFHVLHGERVHGLALLRHAHGVFLERLGPEHPHTQHLTVVLAREGSEAKAGEASGEAGPRVCPCGSERAFEACHGASG, encoded by the coding sequence ATGGGTACGCAGGGGCGATTCGCTGGCAACGAGGCCAAAGGAGCGAGCGGCGATAGCCCTGCCGTGGCGTTCTCGCTGCACGAGCTGGGTGTCAGGCTCCACGCACAGGGGGACTACACGGCAGCGCGTGAACACCTGGAGCGGTCGCTGCACATGCTGCTTCGGCTGGTCGGGACCGAGCAGCACCCGGGCGTCGCTGCGTCGCTGCACACGCTGGCCAGTGTCCTCCTGTCTCAGGGCAACGTCGCGGGCGCGCGTGAGCTTCTTGAGCGGTCGCTGCGCATCAAGACGCAGGTGTTCGGGACCGAGCAGCATCCCGAGGTCGCCGCCTCCTTGAGCTCCCTGGCGCGCGTGTTCCATGCGCAAGGCCATCTGGCCGGGGCACGCGCGCTCCTGGAGCGCGCGCTCGGTATCCTGGTGGCCGTCCTCGGTACCGAGATGCACGCGGATGTGGCTCCCGTGCTCGGCATGCTGGCCGACGTGCTCCGCGCGCAAGGCGCCCTGGTCGAAGCGCGCGCGGTCCTGGAGCGTGTGCTGCGCATCGAGGCGCATGTGTTCGGGACCGAACGGCATCCCGAGGTCGCCATCACGCTGCACGTGCTGGCCTGCGTGCTCCAGGCCCAGGGGGATCTGGTGGGGGCACGGGCGCACTTCGAGCGCGCGATCCACATCAAGACCGAGGTGTTCGGGACCGAGCAGCATCCCGAGGTCGCCGCGTCGCTGAGTTCCCTGGCCAGCGTGCTGCGCGCGCTGGGCGACCTGGCCGGGGCACGTGAGCACCTGGAGCGGTCGTTGCGGATCGAGACCCGGGTGTTCGGGACCGACGAGCACCCGGCCGCCGCGGTGTCCTTGCGCCTGCTGGGCAGCGTGCTCCAGGACCAGAGCGACCTGGCCGGGGCGCGGGCGTGTCTGGAGCGGTCGCTGGCGATCAAGAGCAAGCTGCTGGGGACCGAGGCGCACCCGGAGGTCGCCTTCGCTCTCCACGACCTGGCGGGTGTGCTCCATGCGCAGAGCGATCGTGCGGGAGCGCGCGCGCTGCTGGAGCGGTCGCTGGCGATCAAGGCGCAGGTGTTCGGGACCGAGGAGCATCCGTCGTTCGCGGCGTCCCTGAACTCGCTGGCCGGCGTGCTCGAAGCCGGTGGCGACCTGGCCGGAGCGCGGGCGTTGCTCGAGCGCGCGCTCTCGATCAAGGCGAAGGTGTTCGGGACCGAGGAGCATCCGTCGTTCGCGGTGTCGCTCCACGCGATGGCCAACGTGCTCCAGGCGCAAGGGGATCTGGCCGGAGCGCGGGAGTGCCTCTCGCGGACGCTGGAGATCCACCGTGCTGTGTTCGGGACCGAGGAGCACCCATCGGTCGCCGCCACGCTGCACCAGATGGCCGGGGTGCTCAGCGAGCAGGGCGATCTGGAAGGGATGCGCTCGCACCTGGAGCGGGCGCTGGCGATCGAGGTCCGCGTCCACGGCACGCGGGAGCACCTCGGGGTGGCACTGAGCGAGGCAGGGCTCGGTGAGTTCCACGTGCTTCACGGAGAGCGGGTGCACGGTCTCGCGCTGCTGAGGCACGCGCACGGGGTGTTCCTGGAGCGTCTGGGGCCGGAGCATCCGCACACGCAGCACCTGACCGTGGTGCTGGCCCGCGAGGGGAGCGAGGCGAAGGCAGGCGAGGCGTCGGGGGAGGCTGGGCCGCGGGTCTGTCCTTGCGGGAGTGAGCGCGCGTTCGAGGCATGCCACGGGGCCAGCGGGTGA
- a CDS encoding lipase family protein produces the protein MALFHARFPFLLTLVSAAAALAACGGDDPDPGTTTTTTTTTTSGVGGEGGEGGAGGEGGAGGEGGGSAWNFPDPQVGGTPETDALASAPARCGQADHAWLKDIALGQVTAHAGAGAYSAALLQALAGQVLGGSLPVTLQYDVDVRLVTYQTQDRGLPIEATTLVAWPGNVPAGTAPLPTLLLLHGTTGFTDGCGSSADTTWGALAAVLASSGYIVVAPDYIGLKHSGSATGFLHPYLVGQATAIASLDAVRVLGHWPEELRKGGALPSSKLAVVGGSQGGHAALWVDRLAPYYARELELVGVAATVPPADLVGQATLALTSLRSSSSNMAAFYGASAGWYGAADRLDEVFVSPWDVNVPAALGGSCDFSGLGGQVSSLSDVYQPELLAAATSGDFSTVEPWGCMGVENGLTTTSVPRIQEDAASYGILFVTGTNDSLVDTPTERAAFATLCNEGIPLQYLECAGSSHTQATTNALPEILTFLSARVAGEAFTPTCQAGAAVTCQGTP, from the coding sequence ATGGCGCTCTTTCATGCACGCTTTCCCTTCCTGCTGACGCTGGTCTCCGCGGCGGCTGCGCTGGCAGCTTGTGGTGGTGACGATCCCGATCCCGGTACGACGACGACCACGACGACCACGACGACCTCGGGCGTCGGTGGCGAGGGGGGTGAAGGTGGCGCTGGCGGGGAAGGGGGCGCTGGCGGGGAAGGGGGCGGCTCGGCGTGGAACTTCCCCGATCCGCAGGTCGGTGGGACGCCGGAGACCGACGCGCTGGCGAGCGCGCCGGCCCGGTGCGGGCAGGCCGATCATGCGTGGCTCAAGGACATCGCCCTGGGGCAGGTGACGGCGCACGCGGGCGCTGGCGCGTACTCGGCGGCGCTGTTGCAAGCGCTGGCCGGGCAGGTGCTCGGTGGCAGCTTGCCGGTGACCTTGCAGTACGACGTCGATGTCCGTCTGGTGACGTACCAGACGCAGGATCGCGGGCTGCCGATCGAGGCGACCACGCTGGTGGCGTGGCCGGGGAACGTGCCTGCCGGGACGGCGCCTCTGCCGACGCTCTTGCTTTTGCACGGCACCACGGGCTTCACAGATGGCTGTGGCTCGTCGGCGGACACGACGTGGGGCGCGCTTGCGGCCGTGCTGGCCTCGTCGGGGTACATCGTGGTGGCGCCGGACTACATCGGGCTCAAGCACTCGGGGTCGGCGACGGGCTTCCTGCATCCTTACCTGGTGGGGCAGGCGACGGCGATCGCGTCGCTCGACGCGGTGCGCGTGCTGGGCCACTGGCCGGAAGAGCTGCGCAAGGGGGGCGCGCTGCCGTCGTCGAAGCTGGCCGTGGTCGGTGGTTCGCAAGGCGGGCACGCGGCGCTCTGGGTCGACCGGTTGGCACCGTACTACGCGCGGGAGCTGGAGCTGGTCGGCGTGGCGGCGACGGTACCGCCGGCGGACCTGGTCGGTCAGGCCACGCTGGCGCTGACGTCGCTCCGCTCGTCGTCGAGCAACATGGCGGCGTTTTACGGAGCCAGCGCGGGGTGGTACGGGGCGGCCGACCGGCTGGACGAGGTGTTCGTGTCGCCGTGGGACGTCAACGTGCCGGCCGCTCTCGGCGGGTCGTGCGATTTCAGTGGCCTCGGGGGGCAGGTGTCGTCGCTCTCCGACGTCTACCAGCCCGAGCTGCTCGCGGCGGCGACGAGCGGGGATTTCTCCACGGTCGAGCCCTGGGGCTGCATGGGGGTCGAGAACGGGCTGACGACGACGTCGGTGCCCCGCATCCAGGAGGACGCGGCGAGCTACGGCATCCTGTTCGTGACCGGCACGAACGATTCGCTGGTCGACACGCCGACGGAGCGCGCAGCCTTCGCGACGCTGTGCAACGAGGGGATTCCGCTCCAGTATCTGGAGTGCGCAGGTTCCTCGCACACGCAGGCGACCACCAACGCGCTGCCCGAGATCCTGACGTTCCTTTCGGCGCGCGTGGCGGGTGAGGCCTTCACGCCCACGTGCCAGGCCGGCGCGGCGGTGACCTGCCAGGGGACGCCGTAA
- a CDS encoding nuclear transport factor 2 family protein, producing the protein MLRPDMDANHPNAKIIRDFYDSFGRKDAEGMVSHYTPDVHFSDAVFLNLRGGEAFAMWRMLCGGAKDLEITASQVEADDTSGKAHWDAIYTFSATGNRVHNRIDARFTFKDGKIVRHEDTFNLRTWAGMALGLPGRLFGWFPPFQRAIQKKADGNLRAYLKAKPAAAETGPTT; encoded by the coding sequence ATGCTGCGCCCCGACATGGACGCGAACCACCCGAACGCCAAGATCATCCGCGATTTCTACGACAGCTTCGGGCGCAAGGACGCCGAGGGCATGGTCTCCCACTACACGCCCGACGTGCACTTCTCCGACGCCGTCTTCCTGAACCTCCGCGGCGGCGAAGCGTTCGCCATGTGGCGCATGCTCTGCGGCGGCGCGAAGGACCTGGAGATCACCGCCTCGCAGGTCGAGGCCGACGACACGTCCGGCAAGGCGCACTGGGACGCCATCTACACCTTCTCGGCGACCGGCAACCGCGTCCACAACCGCATCGACGCCCGCTTCACCTTCAAGGACGGCAAGATCGTGCGCCACGAGGACACCTTCAACCTCCGCACCTGGGCCGGGATGGCCCTAGGCCTGCCGGGGCGACTTTTCGGCTGGTTCCCGCCCTTCCAGCGCGCGATCCAGAAGAAGGCCGACGGCAACCTCCGCGCCTACCTGAAGGCGAAGCCCGCCGCCGCCGAGACCGGACCCACCACCTAG
- a CDS encoding GNAT family N-acetyltransferase — protein sequence MTNPYRFLATSDHPIARAARSVRRAVQDFAVPAPKPVVLPLRLAFEAAREAYYFGARVFVSEPLLKSYAKEYGSNVHSGTWIHWIRGNGDLILGDNVTLDGRVVIVFASRFSERPVLHIGDGTTISHECRFTVGKSVRVGKDCRIAARVFMFDSNGHPADPETRLAGAPPPEEEVRPIVIEDNVWIGTGAMIFPGVTVGEGSVVSAGAAVISDVPPYTVVAGNPARVVRSLRDQPPSPNLSGQGARVVSISSATSPAPARSNAPSAVPLAAAAFEARPSESAPNTQVTGGGLDVVISMILDLGKLSRIGPDDDIQDAGFTSINMMSLRNDLEDRFVIEFPNDQWVAVRTPRAIWVLIQQLGSAHGAALDAAALAAPVPADATPAPQAARTSTESAPLGRAPEVTPDLPIEPASLAPLVRVEVELKLQASEMAQEEIPKDIAFLDKRVGEIAFLDDGKSLSFLAPADRAEALGKQAIEIAYQKQRSLRGLARKIVYQSPRVATAEFRGTGMTEGIHGMGRGQIALEGNALRLYRYFDRTLAALGDPFAPTPMLTPTLIPTTTLSKCDYFRSFPHIVTFTSHLPEDRHRIDDFRKRHHDRDDLDDRALSDLVTPEACLSPAVCYHVYAANRDRVIAAEGLRYAVVGRCFRYESSKMTDLRRLWEFTMREIVFLGSRDGVLGLREQGNVLVSNYLADHDIAGEIRTASDPFFIAPDADAKTFFQLSSDTKWEISLLLPGNERLAAGSLNYHSDFFGRAFACDVEGAGPMHSVCVAFGLERWVYAFLTQHGDDPSRWPEIIRRAPELEGSGAARGASVSIPSHPAWRAGRSKPEPIPASIDLAQDIEIERTDAVTLSEQSATVLREAWVPPVLNYSDEYLEWQLRFPGAPVIGVTARSGDDVGGFAAITPRRLKFRGEASLAYLLSFVAVRPAFRGRGVASKLYDELLDALKGSGLPAVVYVDEHSPAAQRSLLGSAERVGMRVKHLGQYANHGFAPSHESERIPLIVRDATDHGEVLSLIDACKDERVLWAAPDDALLDYYERDPRGRKLLVVEEEGVAVGAASVTLCEIMNTLGEVDRVTSVDSIWIPDPTMPRVATLFRGAAMAFLGQACSPVVSAPNVSAIPADVLRAARVRPTGAVYQAFALHSGDHPFLEAELTNLEVV from the coding sequence ATGACGAATCCCTACCGATTCCTTGCCACCTCCGATCATCCCATTGCTCGCGCTGCGCGCAGCGTCCGTCGTGCGGTGCAGGACTTCGCGGTCCCAGCACCGAAGCCGGTCGTCTTGCCGCTGCGCCTCGCCTTCGAGGCAGCAAGGGAGGCCTATTACTTCGGGGCACGGGTCTTCGTCAGCGAACCGCTGCTGAAATCCTACGCCAAGGAGTACGGTAGCAACGTTCACAGCGGCACATGGATCCACTGGATCCGTGGCAACGGAGACCTGATCCTCGGCGACAACGTCACGCTCGATGGACGGGTCGTCATCGTCTTCGCCTCGCGGTTCTCCGAGCGCCCCGTGCTCCACATCGGCGACGGGACCACGATCAGCCACGAGTGCCGGTTCACCGTCGGCAAGTCGGTCAGGGTCGGCAAGGACTGTCGCATCGCCGCCCGCGTGTTCATGTTCGACTCCAACGGCCACCCGGCCGATCCGGAGACGCGGCTCGCTGGTGCACCGCCGCCCGAGGAAGAGGTCCGGCCCATCGTCATTGAAGACAACGTCTGGATCGGCACCGGCGCGATGATCTTTCCCGGCGTCACCGTCGGCGAGGGCAGCGTCGTCTCGGCAGGCGCGGCCGTCATCTCCGACGTACCGCCCTACACCGTCGTCGCTGGCAACCCGGCCCGAGTCGTCCGGTCCCTGCGCGATCAGCCCCCTTCCCCGAACCTCTCCGGGCAGGGCGCCCGCGTCGTCTCCATCTCCAGCGCCACCAGCCCTGCGCCAGCGCGCAGCAACGCCCCGAGCGCCGTCCCCCTGGCTGCCGCCGCCTTCGAGGCGCGCCCCAGCGAGAGCGCACCGAACACCCAGGTGACCGGCGGTGGGCTCGACGTCGTGATCTCCATGATCCTCGACCTCGGCAAGCTCTCCCGCATCGGCCCCGACGACGACATCCAGGACGCGGGCTTCACCTCGATCAACATGATGAGCCTCCGCAACGACCTGGAGGACAGGTTCGTCATCGAGTTCCCCAACGACCAGTGGGTTGCCGTGCGCACCCCGCGCGCCATCTGGGTGCTCATCCAGCAGCTCGGCTCGGCCCATGGCGCAGCGCTCGACGCCGCCGCCCTCGCCGCCCCGGTCCCCGCCGACGCCACGCCCGCGCCGCAGGCCGCGCGCACGTCTACCGAGTCTGCACCCCTCGGCCGCGCGCCGGAGGTCACCCCCGACCTTCCGATCGAGCCTGCCTCCCTCGCGCCCCTCGTCCGCGTCGAGGTCGAGCTCAAGCTCCAGGCCTCGGAGATGGCCCAGGAAGAGATCCCCAAGGACATCGCCTTCCTCGACAAGCGCGTCGGCGAGATCGCCTTCCTCGACGATGGCAAGTCCCTCTCGTTCCTCGCCCCCGCCGATCGTGCCGAGGCGCTCGGCAAGCAGGCCATCGAGATCGCCTACCAGAAGCAGCGCAGCCTCCGCGGCCTCGCGCGCAAGATCGTCTACCAGAGCCCCCGCGTCGCCACGGCCGAGTTCCGCGGCACCGGCATGACCGAGGGCATCCACGGCATGGGCCGCGGCCAGATCGCGCTGGAGGGCAACGCCTTGCGCCTCTACCGCTACTTCGACCGCACCCTCGCCGCGCTCGGTGACCCCTTCGCGCCGACGCCGATGCTCACCCCCACGCTCATCCCGACGACGACGCTGTCGAAGTGCGACTACTTCCGCTCGTTCCCGCACATCGTCACGTTCACGAGCCACCTCCCCGAGGACAGGCACCGCATCGACGACTTCCGCAAGCGGCACCACGATCGTGACGACCTCGACGACCGGGCCCTCTCCGACCTGGTGACCCCCGAGGCCTGCCTCTCCCCCGCAGTCTGCTACCACGTGTACGCCGCCAACCGCGACCGGGTGATCGCCGCCGAAGGCCTGCGCTACGCCGTCGTCGGCCGCTGCTTCCGCTACGAGTCGAGCAAAATGACCGATCTCCGCCGCCTCTGGGAGTTCACCATGCGCGAGATCGTCTTCCTCGGCAGCCGCGACGGCGTCCTCGGCCTCCGCGAGCAGGGCAACGTCCTCGTGTCGAACTACCTCGCCGATCACGACATCGCCGGCGAGATCCGGACGGCCAGCGATCCCTTCTTCATCGCCCCCGACGCCGACGCGAAGACCTTCTTCCAGCTCAGCTCCGACACGAAGTGGGAGATCTCGCTGCTCCTCCCGGGCAACGAGCGCCTCGCCGCCGGCTCCCTCAACTACCACTCCGACTTCTTCGGCCGCGCCTTCGCGTGCGACGTCGAGGGCGCGGGCCCGATGCACAGCGTGTGCGTCGCCTTCGGCCTCGAGCGCTGGGTCTACGCCTTCCTCACCCAGCACGGAGACGACCCCTCCCGCTGGCCGGAGATCATCCGTCGCGCGCCCGAACTGGAGGGCAGCGGTGCCGCACGCGGCGCCTCCGTCTCCATCCCCTCGCACCCCGCCTGGCGCGCTGGCCGCAGCAAGCCCGAGCCCATCCCGGCCTCCATCGATCTCGCCCAGGACATCGAGATCGAGCGTACCGACGCCGTGACCCTCTCCGAGCAGTCCGCCACCGTGCTGCGCGAAGCGTGGGTCCCCCCGGTCCTCAACTACAGCGACGAGTACCTCGAGTGGCAGCTCCGCTTCCCTGGTGCCCCCGTCATCGGCGTGACCGCACGCAGCGGTGACGACGTCGGAGGCTTCGCGGCCATCACCCCGCGCCGCCTCAAGTTCCGTGGCGAGGCCTCGCTCGCGTACCTGCTCTCCTTCGTCGCCGTCCGCCCCGCGTTCCGCGGCCGCGGCGTCGCCAGCAAGCTGTACGACGAGCTGCTCGACGCGCTCAAGGGCAGCGGTCTACCTGCGGTCGTCTACGTCGACGAGCACTCCCCCGCCGCACAGCGCTCGCTGCTCGGCTCCGCGGAGCGCGTCGGCATGCGCGTGAAGCACCTCGGCCAGTACGCAAACCACGGCTTCGCCCCCAGCCACGAGTCCGAGCGCATCCCGCTCATCGTCCGGGATGCCACCGACCACGGCGAGGTGCTCTCGCTCATCGACGCTTGCAAGGACGAGCGCGTGCTATGGGCCGCGCCCGACGACGCGCTGCTCGACTACTACGAGCGCGATCCACGCGGCCGCAAGCTCCTGGTCGTCGAGGAAGAGGGCGTCGCCGTCGGCGCTGCGTCGGTCACCCTCTGCGAGATCATGAACACCCTCGGCGAGGTCGACCGCGTCACCTCCGTCGACTCGATCTGGATTCCCGATCCCACCATGCCGCGCGTCGCCACCCTCTTCCGCGGCGCCGCCATGGCGTTCCTCGGACAGGCTTGCTCCCCGGTCGTGAGCGCCCCCAACGTCAGCGCCATCCCCGCCGACGTCCTGCGCGCCGCGCGTGTCCGCCCGACCGGGGCGGTTTACCAGGCCTTCGCGCTGCACAGCGGGGATCATCCGTTCCTCGAGGCCGAGCTGACCAACCTCGAGGTCGTCTAG
- a CDS encoding response regulator: MRPSAQVVPLGLRVGSEFASPSIVIPKPVILIVDDEDDIRDVVKEFIQMETDCDVETACNGREALAILTRLTRPCLVLLDMMMPIMDGREVLEAMRKNDRLAAIPVVVVSASHEGPPDGAVRFIRKPVSFNALLEVVREFASSTHCSVPEVEA, translated from the coding sequence ATGAGGCCATCGGCGCAGGTCGTTCCCCTGGGGTTGCGGGTTGGCAGCGAGTTTGCTTCTCCGTCCATCGTGATCCCGAAACCCGTGATCTTGATCGTCGATGACGAGGATGACATCCGCGATGTGGTCAAGGAATTCATCCAGATGGAGACCGACTGCGACGTGGAGACCGCCTGCAATGGCCGGGAGGCGCTCGCGATCCTGACGCGCCTCACCCGGCCGTGTCTCGTGCTCCTGGACATGATGATGCCGATCATGGATGGCCGTGAGGTGCTCGAAGCAATGCGCAAGAACGACCGGCTCGCGGCGATCCCCGTGGTCGTCGTGAGCGCGTCGCACGAGGGGCCACCGGATGGTGCGGTCCGGTTCATTCGCAAGCCGGTCTCATTCAACGCGCTCCTCGAAGTGGTCCGGGAGTTCGCGTCGTCGACGCACTGCTCCGTGCCGGAGGTCGAGGCCTGA
- a CDS encoding POT family MFS transporter: MSQPSAPAATDNRLPRQIPFIIGNEACERFSFYGMRNILTVFLIDYLLVHQNPDVQSREGAAKSIFHLFVSGVYFFPLLGGYVADRYLGKYRVILWLSLLYVLGHACLALFENNITGFYTGLFLISFGSGGIKPCVSAMVGDQFTEENKHLVKKVFAIFYWTINFGSFFASLLIPKTLKLFGPAVAFGIPGILMAIAVVIFWAGRRHYVAIPPTGPNPHSFLRVIFSALAGRRDDAPTTGSTDGSTDGEHWLDRARSAHPERSVEGAKAVFRLLAIFAPIPFFWMLFDQKASTWVVQAKKMDPNFFGWKFEPSQMQVVNPALVMLLIPLTTGVIYPAFKRAGRELTPLRRMTIGMIIGAMSYVVAGSLEVSIEGGAYLSILWQIAPYILLTTAEILISTTGLEFAYSQAPHEMKGTVMSFWSLTVTAANLAVALAAYLNVFTGSAQFFFYAGMALVAGIVLGLIAKNYKVVDYYQPKAGLPRAGVNPDPSAA; the protein is encoded by the coding sequence ATGTCCCAGCCCAGCGCGCCCGCCGCCACAGACAACCGGCTCCCGCGGCAGATCCCGTTCATCATCGGCAACGAAGCGTGTGAGCGCTTCAGCTTCTACGGGATGCGGAACATCCTCACGGTGTTCCTCATCGACTACCTGCTCGTCCACCAGAACCCGGACGTGCAGAGCCGCGAGGGCGCCGCGAAGAGCATCTTCCACCTCTTCGTCAGCGGCGTGTACTTCTTCCCCTTGCTGGGCGGCTACGTCGCCGACCGCTACCTCGGCAAGTACCGCGTCATCCTCTGGCTCAGCCTCCTCTACGTGCTGGGGCACGCCTGCCTCGCCCTCTTCGAGAACAACATCACCGGCTTCTACACCGGCCTGTTCCTGATCTCGTTCGGCTCCGGCGGCATCAAACCCTGCGTGTCCGCGATGGTCGGCGACCAGTTCACCGAGGAGAACAAGCACCTCGTGAAGAAGGTCTTCGCGATCTTCTACTGGACCATCAACTTCGGCTCCTTCTTCGCGTCGCTGCTCATCCCCAAGACCCTCAAGCTCTTCGGCCCCGCCGTCGCCTTCGGGATCCCCGGCATCCTGATGGCCATCGCCGTGGTCATCTTCTGGGCCGGGCGCCGTCACTACGTCGCCATTCCCCCCACCGGACCGAACCCGCACTCGTTCCTGCGCGTGATCTTCAGCGCCCTCGCCGGCCGCCGCGACGACGCCCCCACCACTGGCAGCACCGACGGCAGCACCGACGGCGAGCACTGGCTCGACCGCGCCCGCAGCGCGCACCCCGAGCGCTCCGTGGAGGGCGCCAAGGCCGTCTTCCGGCTGCTCGCCATCTTCGCCCCCATCCCCTTCTTCTGGATGCTCTTCGACCAGAAGGCCTCCACCTGGGTCGTGCAGGCCAAGAAGATGGACCCGAACTTCTTCGGCTGGAAGTTCGAGCCCTCGCAGATGCAGGTGGTGAACCCCGCCCTCGTGATGCTGCTCATCCCGCTCACCACGGGCGTCATCTACCCGGCCTTCAAGCGCGCCGGCCGCGAACTGACGCCCCTACGCCGGATGACCATCGGCATGATCATCGGCGCCATGTCCTACGTCGTCGCCGGCAGCCTGGAGGTCAGCATCGAGGGCGGCGCCTACCTATCCATCCTCTGGCAGATCGCGCCCTACATCCTGCTCACCACCGCCGAGATCCTCATCTCCACCACCGGCCTGGAGTTCGCCTACAGCCAGGCACCGCACGAGATGAAGGGCACCGTGATGAGCTTCTGGAGCCTGACCGTGACCGCCGCGAACCTCGCAGTGGCGCTCGCCGCCTACCTGAACGTGTTCACCGGCTCGGCACAGTTCTTCTTCTACGCGGGCATGGCGCTCGTCGCCGGCATCGTGCTCGGCCTGATCGCGAAGAACTACAAGGTCGTCGATTACTACCAGCCCAAGGCCGGACTCCCGCGCGCCGGGGTGAACCCGGATCCCAGCGCCGCCTGA